In Leifsonia sp. AK011, the genomic stretch GTCATCCTGACCGTCGCCCTGTCGGCACCTGCGGCGTTCGCGCTCGCCAAGCTCCGCCCGCGCGGCGGCACAGGCCTCAACTTCGTGTTGCTGATTGCGCAAATGATCCCCGGCATCATCATGGCGATGGGGTTCTACCTGATCTTCTTCAACTGGGGCATTCTCGACACCATCCCCGGCCTGATCCTCGCCGACTCGACGCTCGCCGTGCCCTTCGGTGTGCTGATCTTCACCGCCTTCATGGCGGGGATTCCCGACGAGCTCATGTCGGCGGCGAAGATCGACGGCGCTGGCGCGTGGCGCACCTTCCGGTCGATCGTGCTGCCCATCAGCCGCAACTCGATCGTGACGGTGTCGCTGTTCGCCTTCCTGTGGTCGTGGTCCGACTTCCTGTTCGCCTCCACCCTCAACCGCTCGAACGGCTTCCAGCCCATCACGATCGGCATCTACCGCTACATCGGCAACAACACGCAGGACTGGAACGCGATCATGGCGACTGCCGTCGTCGCCTCCATCCCCGCGGCCGTGCTTCTCGTACTCGCCCAGCGCTACGTCGCCGCCGGTGTCACGGCCGGCGCCGTCAAGGACTGACCCACTCTCTCGAAGGATCTAGATGCATTTCCCCTCTGACCACCGTTTCGACGTCAACGAGATCCCGTTCTCCGTTCGGGGCTCGTGGCTCGATGTCTCGCCGGTGGTCGCGCTCCACACGCGCCGCGACGACCTCCACCTCGTGTCGCACCAGAACGGCATTCACGGCGTTCTCGCCCTCGTGCCCGAGATCGGCGGGGACCGCGTCGAGACCGACATCGTGGCCACACCCTCGGTGCTGGCCTGGGGTCACGAGCGCGGACGCATCGAGGTCACCTTCGACGACACATCGACGCTGCGTGTGCGGGGGACCGGTCTCGCCCTTCGGCTGGCGGATGCTACGGCGGGCCTCACCCCGTTCACCGGCACCTACCTCTTCACCGAGCCGGGCTCCTCGAGTGCGGTCTTCACGTCCTACGAAACGGGTCGTCGCTACCGGGTCACGCCGATCACCGGATCCCTCACGGTCGACGGCAACGAGGCACTCGGTGCTCGTGCACGTTCGGTCCTCGCCGGTGCCGATGGCAGGGCGTGGGAGATCGCCGTCGAGGAGTTCACTGCGGCTCACGCCCCGTTCGTGGCATCCGGAACGTTCGATGAGGCGGTGGGGCGCAATGCGGCCGCGTTCGAGGAGTATCTCAACGCCCTGGCCCCGTGGCGCAGCGAGCGAACGCCCGGCGCCGCACTTGCCGCCTATGTGCTCTGGTCGGCGACAGTGAGCCCGCTGGGGTATCTCGACCGCGAGTCGATCCTCATGTCGAAGCACTGGATGGACAAGGTGTGGAGTTGGGATCACGCGTTCAACGCGCTCGCGCTCGCGCCCGGGCTGCCCGAGGTGGCGCTCGACCAGTTCCTCGCGCCGTTCGACTACCAGGACGACGCCGGTGCTCCGCCCGACTCGGTCACGCACTCGGAGGTGCTCTACAACTACGTCAAGCCACCCATCCACGGGTGGGCGCTCGCCAAACTTCGCGAGAGGATGCCACGCCCCCTCGATCGCGAACAGCTCCTCGACCTCTACTATCGCCTCACCCGCTGGAGCCTCTTCTGGCTGGACTACCGTCGCGTTGACGGTCACGACCTGCCCTACTACCAGCACGGCAACGACTCGGGCTGGGACAATTCGACGACGTTCGACAACGACCGTGTGATCGAGGCACCCGACCTCGCGGCCTTCCTCATCGTCCAGCTCGATGTGCTGACCGAACTCGCGGGGGAGCTCGGTCTCGACTCGGCGAGGTGGACCACCGAGTCCGAGCGCCTCAGGGCCGCGCTGCTCGCAACGCTGTGGAGTGGCGAGGACTTCGTCGCGATCTCCCCGTCATCCGGCCGTCGCAGCACCGCCACGAGCCTGCTCAACCTGCTGCCGATCATCGCGGGGGAGAGGCTTCCCCTCGAGGTGCGCGAGAAGCTCGCGAAGCACATCGAGCGGCACCTCACGGAGTTCGGTCCCGCGACCGAGATCCCCGGAACCGAGCACTACGAACCGGACGGCTACTGGCGCGGACCGATCTGGGCCCCGTCGACGGTACTCATCGAGTCGGGCCTCCGGTCGAGTGGATTCGTGGAGCTCGCCGACACCGTGAGCGAGCGGTTCCGCGCACTGTGCGAGAAGTCCGGGTTCGCCGAGAACTTCGACGCCGTCAGCGGAGCTGGGCTCCGTGACCGCGCGTACTCCTGGACCGCAAGCAGCTATCTGCTCCTCGCCGGGGAAGCGGAGTCCCGGAGGGAGCAAGCCTCCTAGGAGCGTTGATCACGGCTTGTCACTCGTCCTTCGCGGGACGGGTGAGAGTCGTGCCTTGGCGTTCTCGAAGGTGAACAAAACCCCGGAAAATAGCGGTTCTCGAGGGGTTGTTTCCCGTTTGCGCTTCGGGTAAACATGTAGCAACGACTTCATCGAACCGGTTCGACACATGGACGTGGTGAACCGGTTCGATGGGGACCTCAACAGGCTCGGTAGAGCGGTTCGGGATGCGACGGTGCATCGGGTGGTTCGTTCCATCAATGTCGTCCTTCGCACACGGAAATCAGACTCCACCGGTGTCTCCAGACGAAAAATGGAGGACGATCGTGTCACTCACCACAGCCCATCCCCCGACGCTGCGGCGCTCCCTCGCGCTCGGCATCGCCGCGACCATGGCGGCATCGCTCGGGGTGGTGTCACTTCCCCAGCTCGCGGACGAGGCGTCCGCGGCTCCCGGCCCCGCCGCGACACTCATCGTGGAGGCCGACCAGCCGTTCCGCGAAGCGACCGTCATGGCGAGCGGTTCGCTCTACGGAATCGCCAGCGACGGCGTTCCGTCGGACGCTCTCATCGCGCCACTCAAGCCGGACACCTTCGTGCAGATGCCGCCCGGCGGCACGCAGCAGCCCACAGGCGACACGCTCAACGTGTGGCAGGCCGCCGATCGCGCCGGAGCCGGAGTCGTCGTTCGCCTGGTCGACTACTACCCGGGATGGCCCTACCAGTTCTCCTGGACCGACACCCAGACCCGTCTCGGTTGGGAGAACGCGGTCCGCGACATCGTCGCCAAGATCGACGCAGCGGGCGCGACCAACATCGTCGCCTACGCACCGTGGAATGAGCCCGACATCACCTGGAGGACCCAGAACGGCTCGTTCCTCGACTTCTGGGAGTTCAGCTACAACCTGCTGAGGGAGATCGCTCCGGATGTTCCGATCCAGGGCCCGAACTACTCCACCGACATCAGCGGCATGCGCGAGTTCCTCGAGTTCGCGAAGGAGACGAACACCGTCCCCGACGTGCTCGAATGGCACGAGCTCATCTCGCCTGACCGCATCCAGGGTCACGTCAACACCGTGAACGCCTTGCTGGACGAACTGGAGCTCGGTGACATCCCGGTCGACATCACGGAATACGCGACGACGGGCGAGGTCGGCATCCCGGGCAAGCTCGTCCCGTACCTCGCCAAGCTCGAGCGCTACGGCATCGACCGCGCGGAGCTGCCGTTCTGGAACCAGTCCGGAACGCTCGGCGACCTCCTCACCAGCCGGGGCGGTTCGCCCAACGGCGCCTACTGGATGTACACCTGGTACGCCCAGTTCGAGGGAGACATGGTCACGACGACGCCGCCGTCGAATTCGAGCCCACTGGAGGGCGTGGCATCCGTCAACGATGACAAGGACGAGGTCCGCATCATCGCGGGCGGCAACACCGGCGCGACGTCGATCGTCGTCAACGGGCTCGACCAGCTCAACCTCGGTGACGACGTCAACGTCATGCTCGAATACACCCCCGCATACGGACGCACGACGCCGACCGCCGGGCCGATCACGATCTCGAACACCACGTACGAGGTCGGCTCCGACGGAAGCATCACCGTGCCGATCGTCATGAAC encodes the following:
- a CDS encoding carbohydrate ABC transporter permease, producing the protein MRTRGRLWKTAVGVILTGIMLFPLYWMVNVSLTQPTALRKDPPDLFPVNPTFDGYSRVLSEQLPYLATSLVIGLGTVILTVALSAPAAFALAKLRPRGGTGLNFVLLIAQMIPGIIMAMGFYLIFFNWGILDTIPGLILADSTLAVPFGVLIFTAFMAGIPDELMSAAKIDGAGAWRTFRSIVLPISRNSIVTVSLFAFLWSWSDFLFASTLNRSNGFQPITIGIYRYIGNNTQDWNAIMATAVVASIPAAVLLVLAQRYVAAGVTAGAVKD
- a CDS encoding amylo-alpha-1,6-glucosidase, with the protein product MHFPSDHRFDVNEIPFSVRGSWLDVSPVVALHTRRDDLHLVSHQNGIHGVLALVPEIGGDRVETDIVATPSVLAWGHERGRIEVTFDDTSTLRVRGTGLALRLADATAGLTPFTGTYLFTEPGSSSAVFTSYETGRRYRVTPITGSLTVDGNEALGARARSVLAGADGRAWEIAVEEFTAAHAPFVASGTFDEAVGRNAAAFEEYLNALAPWRSERTPGAALAAYVLWSATVSPLGYLDRESILMSKHWMDKVWSWDHAFNALALAPGLPEVALDQFLAPFDYQDDAGAPPDSVTHSEVLYNYVKPPIHGWALAKLRERMPRPLDREQLLDLYYRLTRWSLFWLDYRRVDGHDLPYYQHGNDSGWDNSTTFDNDRVIEAPDLAAFLIVQLDVLTELAGELGLDSARWTTESERLRAALLATLWSGEDFVAISPSSGRRSTATSLLNLLPIIAGERLPLEVREKLAKHIERHLTEFGPATEIPGTEHYEPDGYWRGPIWAPSTVLIESGLRSSGFVELADTVSERFRALCEKSGFAENFDAVSGAGLRDRAYSWTASSYLLLAGEAESRREQAS